The sequence below is a genomic window from Croceicoccus marinus.
TGGGTGGGGAGCGCTTTCCTTAGTTGCCAACTTCTTCGCCCTCTTAGCCCTTCGTCGAGCGAGGATCGCGGCCGTAGGTGTTTCTCTCACGTATTTGACCATTTTCTTTGGTCAAATAGGCTTCACCACCTGACGCCCTTGCTCTCGATTTGGCTTCCGACCAAGCATCCGCTTGCGTCCGGTGCACCGACGTCGCGCGTTCATTGCCTGCGCCCTTCACCTGCCAACCATTGGGATGTTTTGTGGCCCAATAATCATCTGCCATTTCGCATACTCCTCCGTTGTTAACTCAACCCTCACTCCGCCGCTTCAGAATCCCCGAACAGCCCCGGACCGTCGCTCTCGACCGCGTCGTTGGCGCTGGTGCCGGCGCTGGCCTTGCGGCGGTTGTCGAAATTGGCCCAGACGGTGTTCCAGTCGCCCTTGGTCGCGCCCTTCGAATATTCGGTCGCGCGGGTCTCGAAGAAATTGGCGTGCTCGACGCCGTTCAGCAGCGGGGAGAGCCACGGCAGCGGGTGCTCTTCCTGCATGTAGATCGCGGGCAGGCCAAGCTGGCCCAGGCGCCAGTCCGCGATGTAGCGGATGTATTTCTTGATCTCCTTGGCGCTCATCCCCGGGACCGGACCCTGTTCGAACGCCAGGTCGATGAAGGCGTCTTCCAGCCGCACCGTCTTTTGACAGGTGTCGATGATGTCTTCCTTCACCGACTTGGTCAGGCAGCCGCGCTCGGCGCAGAAGGCGTGGAACAGGCGCATGATGCCTTCGCAGTGCAGCGTCTCGTCACGCACCGACCAGGCGACGATCTGGCCCATGCCCTTCATCTTGTTGAAGCGCGGGAAGTTCATCAGCATCGCGAAGCTGCCGAACAGCTGCAGCCCTTCGGTAAAGCCGCCGAACATCGCCAGCGTGCGGGCGATATCCTCGTCCGTGTCGACGCCGAACTGCTGCAGATAGTCGTGCTTGTCCTTCATCTCGGCATATTCGAGGAACATGCCATATTCGCTTTCGGGCATGCCGATGGTGTCGAGCAGGTGCGAATAGGCCGCGATATGCACCGTCTCCATGTTGGAGAAAGCGGTGAGCATCATCTTGACCTCGGTCGGCTTGAAGACGCGGCCGTATTTCTCGTGATAGCAGTCCTGCACCTCGACGTCCGCCTGGGTGAAGAAGCGGAATATCTGCGTCAGCAGGTTGCGTTCGTGGTCGGACAGCTTCTGCGCCCAGTCGCGGCAATCCTCGCCCAGCGGCACTTCCTCGGGCAGCCAGTGCAGCTGCTGCTGGCGTTTCCAGAAGTCGTAGGCCCACGGATATTCGAACGGCTTGTAGGTCTTGCGGGCTTCGAGCAGCGACATGGTCAGCGTGTTCCTTATCGAATCGGCCAGTTGGCGGGAGAGGGGCGCAAACGGGCGGCAAACGCCGCAACATGTGCCCATCCCCCTGAACGAACCACAATATCTAGCATCAAATCGCGATGCGTGCGCCCCGTCGGCGCGGGGAAAAAACGCTTATCCCCAATTCAGCGGCGACCCCGGGCGCGGCCCGGCGCGGGATAACGCACGACGCCGCAGCAGCCGCGAGAGGCGGCATGGGCGCGGCGATAATGCGGCGGGCCGGCAACAATCGAACCTGCGACGAACCGTTGATCGCGCGGGGTCAGCGCCCTGTCGCATAACAGGCTGAATATGGCGGAAATCGGGCGGATTTCAAGGAACGGGCGGGGGGCATGGCTCGTTCTAGTTGCAGGCCGCCCGATGTGCATCCCCTTCGTGTCGGGCGGCTCCCAGAGCGGGTCTTCGATGGTCCGCCAGGAAGGTCGCAAAGGGGTCAAGGAGAGGAACGACGATGGGCCAGCACAAGGTCCACTGCGAACGCGGGAAGAGGGCCAGCGGAAATGCACAAATGGCCATGCCCGCGAAGGCACAGGATGGCGCGAAGCCACAATATGGGAAGACGGCTGCCGGGACTGCGCCGGCCGAAACGGCGAAAAGCTGGTTCGGCGGCAATTACCTCGGCGCGGCGCCTCCGGCCAGCGCGCGCCCGGAACTGAGCCGCGGCGGTTGGGGCACCAAGAGCCGCGAGGACGAGATCACGCTCTGCCGGCTTAAGATCTAGGCGATCTTCCCGCGCGACAGGCGCAGCGAAATTCGGCCCGGACGTTCGGTCCGCCGAGGTCGATCAAAGACAGGACCGAGATCATGTAGATAGTGCATGGC
It includes:
- a CDS encoding DUF2188 domain-containing protein; amino-acid sequence: MADDYWATKHPNGWQVKGAGNERATSVHRTQADAWSEAKSRARASGGEAYLTKENGQIRERNTYGRDPRSTKG
- a CDS encoding ribonucleotide-diphosphate reductase subunit beta, giving the protein MSLLEARKTYKPFEYPWAYDFWKRQQQLHWLPEEVPLGEDCRDWAQKLSDHERNLLTQIFRFFTQADVEVQDCYHEKYGRVFKPTEVKMMLTAFSNMETVHIAAYSHLLDTIGMPESEYGMFLEYAEMKDKHDYLQQFGVDTDEDIARTLAMFGGFTEGLQLFGSFAMLMNFPRFNKMKGMGQIVAWSVRDETLHCEGIMRLFHAFCAERGCLTKSVKEDIIDTCQKTVRLEDAFIDLAFEQGPVPGMSAKEIKKYIRYIADWRLGQLGLPAIYMQEEHPLPWLSPLLNGVEHANFFETRATEYSKGATKGDWNTVWANFDNRRKASAGTSANDAVESDGPGLFGDSEAAE